A DNA window from Methylocystis heyeri contains the following coding sequences:
- the pth gene encoding aminoacyl-tRNA hydrolase, giving the protein MLLFVGLGNPGREYSRNRHNIGFMALDAIARRHNFPAPRAKFQGLLREGTIGGARVLLLQPQTYMNESGRSVGEAARFHKIALSEIVVFHDELDLAAGKLRVKVGGGDAGHNGLRSITAHMGGNYKRIRLGIGHPGDKALVHSYVLGDFAKADEPWVAAMCDAIADNATLVVAGEDAGLQNKLHLAMEAAGFGTIKRPGEK; this is encoded by the coding sequence ATGCTGCTCTTCGTAGGGCTCGGCAATCCCGGCCGCGAATATTCCAGAAACCGCCACAACATCGGCTTCATGGCGCTCGACGCCATCGCGCGCCGGCACAATTTCCCCGCCCCGCGCGCCAAATTCCAGGGCCTCCTCCGCGAGGGGACGATCGGCGGAGCGCGCGTGCTTCTGCTGCAGCCCCAGACCTATATGAACGAATCAGGCCGCTCGGTGGGCGAGGCGGCGCGGTTCCACAAGATCGCGCTGTCGGAAATCGTGGTGTTCCACGACGAGCTCGACCTCGCCGCCGGAAAGCTGCGCGTGAAGGTCGGGGGCGGCGACGCCGGCCATAACGGCCTCCGCTCGATCACCGCCCATATGGGCGGCAACTATAAAAGAATCCGCCTCGGTATCGGCCATCCCGGCGACAAGGCGCTGGTCCACAGCTATGTCCTCGGCGATTTCGCCAAAGCGGACGAGCCATGGGTCGCTGCGATGTGCGACGCCATAGCCGACAATGCGACGCTGGTCGTCGCCGGCGAGGACGCCGGACTCCAGAACAAGCTGCATCTCGCCATGGAAGCGGCGGGCTTCGGCACGATCAAGCGGCCTGGGGAAAAATGA
- a CDS encoding 50S ribosomal protein L25/general stress protein Ctc: protein MAETKKLAATVRSGTGKGAARSTRREGRTPAVIYGGGEAPTPLSLETREVTKLIFAGHFLTTIFELDIDGKKERALPRDYQLDVVKDTPVHIDFLRLRPGSRVRLEVPVHFVNHEASPGLKRGGSLNIVYHSVEMWVPADDIPDGITADLTGFDFNDSLHISAIPLPQGCKPTNPDKNFTVASITPPVAAPEEPAAAAAAPAKGKGKK from the coding sequence ATGGCCGAGACCAAGAAGCTCGCGGCCACGGTTCGCAGCGGGACCGGCAAGGGGGCCGCCCGCAGCACACGCCGTGAAGGCCGCACTCCCGCAGTGATCTATGGCGGCGGCGAAGCGCCGACTCCGCTTTCGCTCGAAACCAGAGAAGTCACCAAGCTGATCTTCGCGGGTCACTTCCTGACCACGATTTTCGAGCTCGACATCGACGGCAAGAAAGAGCGCGCCCTCCCGCGCGACTATCAGCTCGATGTCGTCAAGGACACGCCGGTGCATATCGATTTCCTGCGATTGCGCCCGGGCTCCCGCGTCCGCCTCGAAGTGCCGGTTCACTTCGTCAATCACGAAGCTTCGCCCGGCCTCAAGCGCGGCGGTTCGCTGAACATCGTCTATCACTCCGTCGAGATGTGGGTGCCGGCCGACGACATTCCGGACGGCATCACCGCCGATCTGACCGGATTCGACTTCAACGATTCGCTGCATATTTCGGCGATTCCCCTGCCTCAGGGCTGCAAGCCGACCAATCCGGACAAGAACTTCACGGTGGCCAGCATCACGCCTCCGGTCGCTGCGCCGGAAGAGCCCGCCGCGGCCGCCGCCGCCCCCGCCAAGGGCAAAGGCAAGAAGTAA
- a CDS encoding ATP-dependent helicase, which produces MARAPRYLDALNPEQRAAVETLDGPVLVLAGAGTGKTRVLTTRIAHILASGRARAFEILAVTFTNKAAREMRERVETLVGQGAEAMQWLGTFHAISAKILRRHAELAGLKPNFTILDTDDQIRLLKQVLKAENIDDKRWPARALAMRIDGWKNRGLSYAQVPAGEAQSFADGKGAALYALYQERLKILNAVDFGDLLLETLRLFRENPDVLADYHRRFKYILVDEYQDTNTAQYLWLRLIAQGRHNVCCVGDDDQSVYGWRGAEVENILRFEKDFPGARIVRLERNYRSTGHILAAASHLIAHNEGRLGKTLFTDGAEGDRPTVTGVWDSEEEARAIGEDIEQLQRRGHDLEEIAILVRASFQMREFEERFITLGLPYRVIGGPRFYERAEIRDALAYLRCVAQPADDLAFERIVNTPKRGLGDATLQMLHEYGRRENTPLMTSARILVESEEIKARPRATLRALLADFERWRSLIDVKPHHELAEMVLDESGYTEMWRQDKTPEAAGRLENLKELVRAMEPFPDLAGFLEHVSLVMETDEAAGAQKVSIMTLHGAKGLEFETVFLPGWEEGLFPHQRSLDENGRAGLEEERRLAYVGLTRAKRRAKIYFATNRRIHGLWQSTMPSRFIDNLPPAHVEVVEAAGASQYGSYGVSRFANLDSYNSGYDTPGWKRAQSAPRENYAKSAGRDSGRARQPKTIEGEVVGRSSPGSRFAPGARVMHLKFGPGTVAGADGAKLTVDFDKAGRKMVLESFVEAT; this is translated from the coding sequence ATGGCCCGCGCGCCTCGCTATCTCGACGCGCTGAACCCCGAGCAACGCGCCGCCGTCGAAACGCTGGACGGTCCGGTCCTGGTGCTCGCCGGCGCCGGCACCGGCAAGACCCGCGTGCTGACCACCCGCATCGCTCATATTCTGGCGAGCGGCCGCGCCCGCGCCTTCGAGATTCTCGCCGTCACCTTCACCAACAAGGCGGCGCGCGAAATGCGCGAGCGGGTCGAAACGCTGGTCGGCCAGGGCGCCGAGGCGATGCAGTGGCTCGGCACTTTCCACGCCATTTCCGCCAAGATCCTGCGCCGCCACGCCGAGCTCGCGGGCCTCAAGCCCAATTTCACCATTCTCGACACCGACGACCAGATCCGCCTGCTCAAGCAGGTGCTGAAAGCCGAGAACATCGACGACAAGCGCTGGCCGGCGCGCGCGCTCGCCATGCGCATCGACGGCTGGAAAAACCGCGGCCTCTCATACGCCCAGGTTCCCGCAGGCGAAGCGCAGAGCTTCGCCGACGGCAAGGGCGCCGCACTCTACGCGCTCTATCAGGAGCGGCTCAAAATATTGAACGCGGTCGATTTCGGCGACCTGCTGCTGGAGACTCTGCGGCTGTTCCGGGAAAACCCCGACGTCCTCGCCGACTATCACCGGCGCTTCAAATATATTCTGGTCGACGAATATCAGGACACCAATACCGCCCAATATCTCTGGCTGCGCCTCATCGCCCAGGGCCGCCACAATGTCTGCTGCGTCGGCGACGACGACCAGAGCGTCTATGGCTGGCGCGGCGCCGAGGTCGAAAACATCCTGCGTTTCGAAAAGGATTTTCCCGGCGCCAGGATCGTGCGGCTGGAGCGCAACTACCGCTCCACGGGACATATTCTCGCCGCCGCCTCCCACCTCATCGCCCATAACGAGGGCCGGCTCGGCAAAACGCTGTTCACCGACGGCGCCGAAGGCGACAGGCCTACGGTCACCGGGGTATGGGACAGCGAAGAGGAAGCCCGCGCGATCGGCGAGGACATCGAGCAATTGCAGCGGCGAGGCCATGATCTCGAGGAAATCGCGATTCTGGTGCGGGCTTCGTTCCAGATGCGCGAGTTCGAGGAGCGCTTCATCACCCTCGGCTTGCCCTATCGCGTCATCGGCGGTCCGCGATTTTACGAGCGGGCCGAAATTCGCGACGCTCTCGCCTATCTGCGCTGCGTCGCGCAGCCTGCGGACGATCTCGCTTTCGAGCGCATCGTGAACACGCCCAAGCGCGGCCTCGGCGACGCCACGCTGCAGATGCTGCACGAATACGGGCGGCGCGAGAACACGCCCCTGATGACGTCGGCCCGCATCCTGGTCGAAAGCGAAGAGATCAAGGCGAGGCCGAGGGCCACCTTGCGCGCCCTGCTCGCAGACTTCGAGCGCTGGCGTTCGCTCATCGACGTCAAGCCGCATCACGAACTGGCCGAGATGGTGCTGGACGAATCCGGCTACACCGAAATGTGGCGGCAGGACAAAACCCCGGAGGCCGCCGGGCGGCTCGAAAACCTCAAAGAGTTGGTGCGGGCGATGGAGCCCTTCCCGGACCTCGCCGGCTTCCTCGAGCATGTCTCGCTGGTGATGGAGACGGACGAAGCCGCGGGCGCCCAAAAAGTTTCGATCATGACGCTGCACGGCGCCAAGGGACTCGAGTTCGAGACCGTCTTTCTGCCGGGCTGGGAGGAAGGGCTGTTCCCGCATCAGCGCTCGCTGGATGAAAACGGCCGCGCCGGATTGGAGGAGGAACGCCGCCTCGCCTATGTCGGTCTCACGCGGGCCAAGCGCCGGGCGAAAATCTATTTCGCCACCAACCGCCGCATTCACGGCCTGTGGCAGAGCACGATGCCTTCGCGCTTCATCGACAATCTTCCGCCCGCCCATGTCGAGGTGGTGGAAGCGGCCGGGGCGTCGCAATACGGCTCCTACGGCGTCTCGCGCTTCGCCAATCTCGACAGCTACAACTCCGGCTACGACACTCCGGGCTGGAAAAGAGCGCAGAGCGCGCCGCGGGAAAACTACGCCAAAAGCGCGGGCCGTGACAGCGGAAGGGCGCGGCAGCCGAAGACGATCGAAGGCGAGGTCGTGGGAAGGTCGAGCCCCGGCTCCCGTTTCGCGCCGGGAGCGCGGGTGATGCATCTCAAATTCGGCCCGGGCACGGTCGCCGGCGCCGATGGCGCCAAACTCACGGTCGACTTCGACAAAGCCGGCCGCAAGATGGTGCTGGAGAGCTTCGTCGAAGCGACCTGA
- a CDS encoding pyridoxal phosphate-dependent aminotransferase, whose translation MTFLANALSRVKPSATIAVTQKARDLKAQGREVISLSVGEPDFDTPEHIRAAAKAAIDRGETRYTPVLGIPELREAVANKFKRENGLDYKASHTIVATGGKHILFNAFLATLNPGDEVIIPSPFWVSYPEMVAICGGTAVTVETHMEHGFKLQPEDLERAITPRTKWLVLNSPSNPSGAAYSFEEMKKVTDVLLRHPRVHVLTDDIYEHLVYGDFKFVTPAQVEPELFGRTLTMNGVSKAYAMTGWRIGYAAGPAALIKAMDLLQGQQTSGACSIAQWAAVEALEGPQDHLATFRKAFQERRDLVVSMLNQASYLTCPTPEGAFYVFPSCAGAIGRKTPEGKVIESDTDFVTALLEAEGVAVVQGSAFGTGPNFRVSYAASNELLENACAKIQRFCGSLK comes from the coding sequence AAAGCGCAGGGCAGGGAGGTCATCAGCCTGTCGGTGGGCGAGCCTGATTTCGATACGCCGGAGCATATTCGCGCCGCCGCCAAAGCCGCGATAGACCGCGGCGAGACCCGTTACACCCCGGTGCTGGGCATTCCGGAACTGCGCGAAGCGGTCGCAAACAAGTTCAAGCGCGAGAACGGCCTCGACTACAAGGCCTCGCACACGATCGTCGCGACCGGCGGCAAGCACATTCTGTTCAACGCCTTTCTGGCGACGCTCAATCCCGGCGACGAGGTGATCATCCCCTCGCCCTTCTGGGTGAGCTATCCGGAGATGGTCGCCATCTGCGGCGGAACCGCTGTGACGGTCGAGACGCATATGGAGCACGGCTTCAAGCTCCAGCCGGAGGATCTCGAGCGCGCGATCACGCCGCGGACGAAGTGGCTGGTGCTCAACTCGCCTTCGAATCCTTCGGGAGCCGCTTATAGTTTCGAGGAGATGAAAAAGGTCACCGACGTCCTGCTGCGCCATCCGCGGGTGCATGTCCTGACCGACGACATCTACGAACATCTGGTCTATGGCGACTTCAAATTCGTCACGCCCGCGCAGGTGGAGCCCGAACTTTTCGGCCGCACGCTGACCATGAACGGCGTCTCCAAAGCCTATGCAATGACCGGCTGGCGCATCGGCTATGCGGCGGGCCCGGCCGCGCTGATCAAGGCGATGGACCTGCTCCAGGGTCAGCAGACGTCCGGCGCCTGCTCGATCGCGCAATGGGCTGCGGTCGAGGCGCTGGAAGGGCCGCAGGATCATCTCGCAACTTTCCGGAAGGCTTTCCAGGAGCGGCGGGATCTCGTGGTCTCAATGCTGAACCAGGCGTCCTATCTGACCTGCCCGACGCCGGAAGGCGCCTTTTACGTCTTTCCGTCCTGCGCCGGCGCGATCGGGCGCAAGACGCCGGAGGGCAAGGTCATCGAGAGCGATACGGATTTCGTCACCGCTCTGCTGGAGGCGGAAGGCGTCGCCGTGGTGCAGGGATCGGCCTTCGGCACGGGCCCGAACTTCCGGGTCTCCTACGCCGCTTCCAATGAGCTGCTGGAGAACGCATGCGCCAAGATTCAGCGCTTCTGCGGCAGCCTGAAGTAA
- a CDS encoding class I SAM-dependent methyltransferase, whose product MNQATLFGHEANRYFAARPRYPDELFEWLSGLAPARELAWDCGAGSGQAALGLAPHFSKIVATDVDDRQLALAPRRPNIEYRRAEAEADLGLDEAVDLIACGCSIHWFNLPAFYQRASQALKRGGVIAAWTYDWPWTGSGAVDAVLRKLREDILGPFWGENSVHYFGRYRNLPFPFSEIEPPQFRMEIAGSREELSGFLATWSALLKFRQHSGEDALALFARELSEAWALEPPALPLRVPLHMRCGFKQGPDTTASG is encoded by the coding sequence ATGAATCAGGCGACGCTGTTCGGGCATGAGGCAAACCGGTATTTTGCAGCCCGCCCTCGATATCCCGACGAACTCTTCGAATGGCTCAGCGGCCTTGCGCCCGCGCGCGAACTGGCCTGGGATTGCGGCGCCGGCAGCGGTCAGGCGGCCCTCGGGCTTGCGCCCCATTTCAGCAAAATCGTCGCCACGGATGTCGACGACCGCCAGCTCGCCCTGGCCCCGCGCCGGCCAAATATAGAATATCGTCGCGCCGAGGCGGAGGCAGACCTCGGGCTCGACGAGGCCGTGGACCTCATCGCCTGCGGCTGTTCGATCCATTGGTTCAACCTGCCGGCTTTTTACCAACGGGCATCCCAAGCGCTCAAGCGAGGGGGCGTCATCGCCGCCTGGACCTATGACTGGCCCTGGACCGGCTCGGGGGCGGTGGACGCGGTTCTGCGCAAGCTGAGGGAAGATATTCTGGGCCCTTTCTGGGGCGAGAACTCTGTGCATTATTTCGGGCGTTACCGAAACCTGCCCTTTCCCTTCTCTGAAATCGAGCCTCCGCAGTTCCGCATGGAGATCGCCGGTTCCAGGGAAGAGCTTAGCGGATTTCTGGCCACCTGGTCGGCTCTGCTCAAATTTCGGCAGCATTCCGGAGAGGACGCTCTCGCACTGTTCGCGCGTGAACTTTCCGAGGCATGGGCGCTGGAGCCGCCGGCCTTGCCGCTCCGCGTGCCGCTGCATATGCGTTGCGGCTTCAAACAGGGGCCGGATACAACTGCTTCCGGCTGA
- a CDS encoding ribbon-helix-helix domain-containing protein, producing the protein MSADSGRSGKVVKRSVVISGHRTSVSLEEAFWGALKNIAASDGVSLAGLVAQVDAERGDANLSSALRVFALERAQTQSPER; encoded by the coding sequence ATGAGCGCCGACTCGGGTCGCTCGGGCAAGGTCGTCAAGCGCTCCGTTGTGATCTCCGGCCATCGCACCAGCGTGTCGCTGGAAGAGGCTTTTTGGGGCGCGCTCAAAAACATCGCCGCCTCTGACGGCGTTTCGCTGGCGGGACTCGTTGCGCAGGTAGACGCCGAACGGGGCGACGCCAATCTGTCATCGGCGCTGCGGGTTTTTGCGCTCGAACGCGCGCAGACGCAATCGCCCGAACGATAG
- a CDS encoding SspB family protein: protein MATDLIRYDLIVQDAMRGVMRKVLGEVAAMGALPGEHHFTISFRTDAPGVKISRRLAQQWPQEMTIILQHQYSNLSVDDQGFGVTLSFRSIPENLYIPFAAVTVFSDPSVEFGFKFNLEDERGEPEEQQPAKRPGPSLVRPDQDYEAPAAPPAPAPQKSEAASEPDAAAASADGDKIVSIDAFRKKT, encoded by the coding sequence ATGGCCACCGATCTCATTCGATATGATCTCATCGTTCAGGACGCCATGCGCGGCGTCATGCGCAAGGTTCTGGGCGAAGTCGCCGCCATGGGAGCGCTGCCCGGCGAGCATCATTTCACCATCAGCTTCCGCACCGACGCTCCGGGCGTGAAGATTTCCCGCCGGCTGGCCCAGCAGTGGCCGCAGGAAATGACCATCATCCTGCAGCACCAATATTCCAACCTCAGCGTCGACGATCAGGGTTTCGGCGTTACGCTCTCCTTCCGCTCGATCCCGGAAAATCTCTATATTCCCTTCGCCGCCGTGACGGTGTTCTCCGACCCTTCCGTCGAATTCGGCTTCAAGTTCAATCTCGAGGACGAGCGCGGAGAGCCGGAGGAGCAGCAGCCCGCCAAACGTCCTGGACCGAGCCTCGTGCGGCCCGACCAGGATTACGAAGCGCCGGCTGCGCCGCCGGCCCCTGCCCCGCAAAAGAGCGAAGCGGCAAGCGAGCCGGACGCCGCCGCAGCGAGCGCCGACGGCGACAAGATCGTTTCGATCGACGCCTTCCGCAAAAAGACCTGA
- a CDS encoding DUF4169 family protein, with the protein MGEVVNLRRARKDRDRRAQEAEAAANRAAFGRTKTERTLSEAEAKLTRERLEAHRLETPDDGESGPSEA; encoded by the coding sequence ATGGGCGAAGTCGTGAACCTCCGACGCGCCAGAAAAGACCGCGACAGGCGCGCCCAGGAGGCCGAAGCCGCCGCCAATCGCGCCGCCTTCGGCCGCACCAAAACCGAGCGGACTCTATCCGAGGCGGAGGCGAAGCTCACCCGCGAGCGGCTGGAAGCCCATCGGTTGGAGACTCCCGACGACGGCGAATCGGGACCGAGCGAGGCATGA
- the murA gene encoding UDP-N-acetylglucosamine 1-carboxyvinyltransferase, producing MDKIKITGGNKLNGVIPVSGAKNAALPLMIASLLTRETLTLENMPLLADITQLERILSNHGVDYTIAGKRAGATGDEGNTVHFTAREIVDTTAPYELVSRMRASFWVFAPLLARMGEARVSLPGGCAIGTRPVDLLLMAMEKLGAKIDIENGYVVATAKDGLRGAEIVFPKVTVGGTHTALMGAVLARGVTVLRNAAREPEIVDLAECLNKMGARIHGAGQSTVEIEGVTSLHGARHAVMPDRIEAGTYAMAVAMTGGDVLLAGARADLLQAALDVLTQTGAHIEETNEGLRVTRNGSGIAPVDVTTAPFPAFPTDLQAQFMALMTRAKGVSRITETIFENRFMHVQELARLGAHIRLEGDSAIVTGADHLDGAQVMATDLRASVSLVIAALAARGETTINRVYHLDRGFERLEHKLRGCGAIIERVSGQG from the coding sequence ATGGACAAAATAAAAATCACCGGCGGAAACAAGCTCAACGGCGTAATCCCCGTTTCAGGCGCGAAAAACGCCGCTCTCCCGCTGATGATCGCCTCGCTTCTCACCCGCGAGACCTTGACGCTGGAAAACATGCCGCTGCTCGCGGACATCACCCAGCTCGAGCGCATTCTCTCCAATCACGGCGTCGATTACACGATCGCGGGAAAGCGCGCCGGCGCCACCGGGGACGAAGGCAATACCGTGCATTTTACGGCGCGCGAGATCGTCGACACCACCGCGCCCTACGAGTTGGTGTCGCGCATGCGTGCCAGTTTCTGGGTCTTCGCGCCCCTGCTGGCCCGCATGGGCGAGGCGCGGGTGTCTCTGCCCGGCGGCTGCGCCATCGGCACGCGTCCGGTGGATCTCCTCCTGATGGCGATGGAGAAGCTCGGCGCCAAGATCGACATCGAAAACGGCTATGTGGTCGCGACCGCCAAAGACGGCCTGCGCGGCGCCGAGATTGTTTTCCCCAAGGTCACGGTGGGCGGCACCCACACCGCCCTGATGGGCGCCGTCTTGGCGCGCGGCGTGACCGTGCTGCGCAACGCGGCTCGCGAGCCCGAGATCGTCGATCTCGCCGAATGCCTCAACAAGATGGGCGCGCGGATTCACGGGGCCGGCCAGTCCACCGTGGAGATCGAGGGCGTTACTTCGCTCCATGGCGCGCGCCACGCCGTCATGCCCGATCGCATCGAGGCCGGCACTTACGCCATGGCGGTCGCCATGACCGGCGGCGATGTGCTCCTCGCAGGGGCGCGAGCCGATCTCTTGCAGGCCGCGCTGGACGTTCTCACGCAAACCGGCGCGCATATCGAAGAGACCAACGAAGGCTTGCGCGTGACGCGCAACGGTTCGGGGATCGCGCCGGTCGACGTGACGACGGCGCCTTTCCCCGCTTTTCCGACCGATCTTCAGGCCCAGTTCATGGCCCTGATGACGCGGGCCAAGGGCGTCTCGCGCATCACGGAAACCATTTTCGAAAACCGTTTCATGCATGTTCAGGAACTGGCGCGTCTCGGCGCCCACATCCGGCTGGAAGGGGACAGCGCCATCGTGACCGGCGCGGACCACCTCGACGGCGCGCAGGTGATGGCGACGGATTTGCGCGCGTCGGTGTCTCTGGTCATCGCGGCGCTGGCGGCCCGTGGAGAAACTACGATCAACCGCGTCTATCACCTCGACCGCGGCTTCGAGAGGCTGGAGCATAAGCTCCGGGGATGCGGCGCGATCATCGAGCGCGTCAGCGGGCAGGGGTGA